One Bosea sp. 685 DNA segment encodes these proteins:
- a CDS encoding ABC transporter permease: MLGYILRRLLATIPVLGIVAVLVFLMLRLTPGDPAAVIAGDNATTAQIEAIRAKLGLDQPIIAQFGIWAGNLLHGNLGESFFFKKTIGELILGRIEPTLSLAFATMLIAVCVAIPLGVLAAYKHGSWIDRIVMGFSVLGFSVPVFVIGYLLIYVFAITLGWFPVQGYQPISGGFGGFIQRLILPAVTLSVIYIALIARMTRASVLEVLSEDYIRTARAKGQVERKILFRHALKNAAVPIVTVVGIGIALLIGGVVVTESVFAIPGLGRLTVDAVLARDYPTIQAVILLFSVVYVAINLGIDLAYCLFDPRIKY, translated from the coding sequence ATGCTCGGCTACATCCTGCGCCGCCTGCTCGCGACGATTCCCGTTCTGGGGATCGTCGCCGTGCTGGTCTTCCTGATGCTGCGCCTGACGCCAGGCGACCCCGCCGCGGTCATCGCCGGCGACAACGCGACGACAGCGCAGATCGAGGCGATCCGCGCCAAGCTCGGTCTCGACCAGCCGATCATTGCCCAGTTCGGCATCTGGGCCGGCAATCTGCTGCACGGCAATCTCGGCGAGAGCTTCTTCTTCAAGAAGACCATCGGCGAATTGATCCTGGGCCGCATCGAGCCGACGCTGTCGCTCGCCTTCGCCACCATGCTGATCGCGGTCTGCGTCGCGATTCCGCTCGGCGTGCTCGCCGCCTACAAGCACGGTTCCTGGATCGACCGGATCGTGATGGGCTTCTCGGTGCTCGGCTTCTCGGTGCCGGTCTTCGTCATCGGCTACCTCCTGATCTACGTCTTCGCGATCACGCTGGGCTGGTTTCCCGTCCAGGGTTATCAGCCGATCTCGGGCGGCTTTGGCGGCTTCATCCAGCGCCTGATCCTGCCGGCGGTGACGCTGTCGGTGATCTACATCGCCCTGATCGCCCGGATGACGCGCGCCAGCGTGCTCGAAGTGCTGAGCGAGGACTATATCCGCACGGCCCGCGCCAAGGGCCAGGTCGAGCGCAAGATCCTGTTCCGGCACGCGCTCAAGAACGCCGCCGTGCCGATCGTCACCGTGGTCGGCATCGGCATCGCGCTCCTGATCGGCGGCGTGGTCGTCACTGAAAGCGTGTTCGCGATACCGGGCCTCGGGCGCCTCACCGTCGATGCGGTGCTCGCACGCGACTATCCCACGATCCAGGCCGTGATCCTGCTGTTCTCCGTCGTTTATGTCGCGATCAATCTCGGCATCGACCTGGCCTACTGCCTCTTCGATCCGAGGATCAAATATTGA
- the ctlX gene encoding citrulline utilization hydrolase CtlX yields MQKLSVQAPRSVVMIRPHHFSPNPATAEDNAFQANDAQRTAVAIAAAAHGEVSKAAERLEAAGVRVHLFEDEGTATPDSVFPNNWFSTHSGGHVALYPMFSPSRRQERRQDVVEMLKRRYRVQDVIDYSGLEQDGVYLEGTGAMVLDHIERVAYAARSNRTNEVALERFCTHFNFEPVMFDAVDAQGRAIYHTNVLMCIGTDFCLIGLSTIRDAARRQEIAGRLAETGRAVIDLDHEQIGGFAGNAIELQGRDGRVVALSSRALATLRQDQLATLERSVALLPLDVPTIELAGGSVRCMLAGIHLAARSPVAG; encoded by the coding sequence ATGCAGAAGCTTTCCGTCCAGGCGCCCAGAAGCGTCGTGATGATCCGCCCGCATCATTTCAGCCCCAATCCGGCGACCGCCGAGGACAATGCCTTCCAGGCGAATGACGCACAGCGGACAGCCGTGGCGATCGCCGCTGCGGCGCATGGCGAGGTCAGCAAAGCGGCGGAGCGGCTGGAGGCTGCGGGCGTCCGGGTTCATCTTTTCGAGGATGAGGGGACAGCGACGCCCGACTCGGTCTTCCCGAACAACTGGTTCTCGACCCATTCGGGCGGGCATGTCGCGCTCTACCCGATGTTCTCGCCGAGCCGGCGCCAGGAGCGGCGGCAGGATGTCGTCGAGATGCTGAAGCGGCGCTACCGCGTGCAGGATGTGATCGATTACTCCGGGCTGGAGCAGGACGGCGTCTATCTCGAAGGCACCGGCGCGATGGTGCTCGATCATATCGAGCGGGTCGCCTATGCCGCGCGCTCGAACCGCACCAATGAGGTGGCGCTGGAGCGCTTCTGCACGCATTTCAACTTCGAGCCGGTGATGTTCGATGCTGTCGATGCGCAGGGCCGGGCGATCTACCACACCAATGTCCTGATGTGCATCGGCACGGATTTCTGCCTGATCGGGCTGTCTACCATCCGCGATGCGGCGCGGCGCCAGGAGATCGCCGGGCGCCTGGCCGAGACCGGCCGGGCCGTCATCGATCTCGATCATGAGCAGATCGGCGGCTTCGCCGGCAATGCCATCGAATTGCAGGGCCGGGATGGTCGGGTCGTCGCCTTGTCGTCGCGCGCGCTCGCGACGCTGCGGCAAGATCAGCTCGCGACCCTGGAGCGGTCGGTAGCCCTGCTGCCGCTCGACGTTCCCACCATCGAACTCGCCGGCGGCTCGGTGCGCTGCATGCTGGCGGGCATCCATCTGGCGGCGCGCAGCCCTGTCGCGGGTTGA
- a CDS encoding ornithine cyclodeaminase — MHGRCAMVQYVGVENMVRLIGSIGIEPYLIGLAGYIEADFRRWASFEKAPRVASHSRDGVIELMPTSDGELYGFKYVNGHPKNTRTGLQTVTAFGVLSDVETGYPRLLSEMTITTALRTAATSALAARYLAREDASVMAIIGLGSQSEFQALAFKALLGIQKLRVFDIDPAATAKFLANLAPHGFEIVVAASAQEAVLGADIITTVTADKLNATILSDNMVGAGVHINAVGGDCPGKTELQRDILLRADVFVEFPEQTRIEGEIQQMAADFPVTELWRVITGATAGRRACDQITIFDSVGFATEDFSALRYLRDQVEGTAYYDDIDLLTAPEDPRNLFGLLGRPAAALRVALGA, encoded by the coding sequence ATGCACGGGAGGTGCGCCATGGTTCAGTATGTCGGCGTCGAGAACATGGTTCGCCTGATCGGCTCGATCGGCATCGAGCCCTATCTGATCGGCCTGGCCGGTTATATCGAGGCGGATTTCCGGCGCTGGGCCTCCTTCGAGAAGGCGCCGCGCGTCGCCAGCCATTCCCGCGACGGCGTGATCGAACTGATGCCGACCAGCGATGGCGAGCTCTACGGCTTCAAATATGTCAACGGCCACCCGAAGAACACGCGCACCGGCCTGCAGACGGTGACCGCCTTCGGCGTGCTCTCCGATGTCGAGACCGGCTATCCGCGTCTGCTCTCGGAGATGACGATCACCACGGCCCTGCGGACGGCGGCGACCTCGGCGCTGGCGGCGCGATATCTTGCCCGCGAGGACGCCAGCGTCATGGCGATCATCGGCCTGGGTTCGCAATCGGAATTCCAGGCGCTTGCCTTCAAGGCCCTGCTCGGTATCCAGAAGCTGCGCGTCTTCGATATCGATCCGGCCGCGACCGCCAAGTTCCTGGCCAATCTTGCTCCGCACGGTTTCGAGATCGTGGTCGCGGCTAGCGCGCAGGAGGCGGTGCTCGGCGCCGACATCATCACGACCGTGACCGCCGACAAGCTCAACGCGACGATCCTCTCCGACAACATGGTCGGGGCGGGCGTCCATATCAACGCGGTCGGCGGCGACTGCCCGGGCAAGACCGAACTGCAGCGCGACATCCTGCTGCGCGCCGATGTCTTCGTCGAGTTTCCCGAGCAGACCCGGATCGAGGGCGAGATCCAGCAGATGGCAGCGGATTTCCCTGTCACCGAGCTGTGGCGAGTGATTACCGGCGCAACCGCGGGCCGCCGCGCCTGCGACCAGATCACCATCTTCGATTCCGTCGGCTTCGCCACCGAGGATTTCTCGGCGCTGCGCTATCTGCGCGACCAGGTCGAGGGCACGGCCTATTACGACGACATCGACCTTCTCACCGCGCCGGAAGACCCGCGCAACCTGTTCGGGCTGCTAGGCCGGCCCGCCGCTGCGTTGCGCGTCGCGCTGGGAGCCTGA
- a CDS encoding Lrp/AsnC family transcriptional regulator yields the protein MHVFDELDHRLIAALREDGRAPISKLGAILGVSRATVQSRLDRLIESGAVLGFTVRFRQDYDAKAIRAIMMIEVVGRSTTAVIRQLRGLPELHSLHTTNGTWDLIAEIRADSLSDFDRVLREVRTIDGILNSETSILLSSV from the coding sequence ATGCATGTTTTCGACGAACTGGACCATCGCCTGATCGCGGCGCTGCGCGAGGACGGGCGGGCGCCGATCTCCAAGCTCGGCGCCATTCTCGGCGTCTCGCGCGCCACCGTGCAGAGCCGGCTCGACCGCTTGATCGAATCCGGCGCAGTGCTCGGCTTCACCGTGCGCTTCCGGCAGGATTATGACGCCAAGGCCATTCGGGCGATCATGATGATCGAGGTCGTGGGCCGTTCGACGACAGCCGTGATCAGGCAGTTGCGCGGCCTGCCCGAACTGCATTCCTTGCACACCACCAACGGAACCTGGGATCTGATCGCCGAGATCCGCGCCGACAGCCTCAGCGACTTCGACCGGGTGCTGCGCGAAGTGCGCACCATCGATGGCATTCTCAACAGCGAGACCAGCATCCTGCTCAGCTCGGTCTGA
- a CDS encoding ABC transporter permease: MSAEPSLIAPVLPDAGRPNANALRRLIRNPAVLIGGTVLLVMALMGLLAPFLGTIDPAAINPSARNRVPGVERTIRADDGSTTVFKHRMGTDSLGRDVYSRVVYGARVSLMIAVSVAAVSISIGLILGLIAGYIRPLDAVIMRFMDGLMAIPAILLAIAVVSLFRAGLAAVIVAIIVPEIPRVVRLVRSIVLSVREEPYVEAAIMQGTRLPLLMVRHILPNTIAPLIVQGTFIAASAILVEAILSFLGIGIPPETPTWGNIMAEGRNVFRVFPHNILYPGIFLGITVLAVNMLGDGLRDTLDPKMAGR, encoded by the coding sequence TTGAGCGCCGAACCCAGCCTGATCGCTCCTGTCCTGCCCGATGCGGGACGTCCCAACGCCAACGCCCTGCGCCGGCTCATCCGCAATCCGGCCGTGCTGATCGGCGGGACCGTGCTCCTCGTCATGGCGCTGATGGGCCTGCTCGCCCCGTTCCTGGGCACGATCGACCCCGCCGCCATTAACCCGAGCGCACGCAACCGCGTGCCCGGCGTCGAGCGCACCATCCGTGCCGATGACGGCTCAACTACGGTCTTCAAGCACCGGATGGGCACGGATTCGCTTGGCCGCGACGTCTATAGCCGCGTCGTCTACGGCGCGCGGGTCTCGCTGATGATCGCGGTCTCGGTCGCGGCTGTGAGCATCTCGATCGGTCTCATCCTCGGTTTGATCGCCGGCTATATCCGGCCGCTCGACGCCGTGATCATGCGCTTCATGGACGGGCTGATGGCGATCCCGGCGATCCTGCTCGCCATCGCCGTGGTCTCGCTGTTCCGGGCCGGCCTCGCCGCGGTCATCGTCGCGATCATCGTGCCCGAGATCCCGCGCGTCGTACGCCTCGTGCGCTCGATCGTGCTCTCGGTGCGCGAGGAGCCCTATGTCGAAGCCGCTATCATGCAGGGCACAAGGCTGCCGCTCCTGATGGTGCGCCATATCCTGCCCAACACCATCGCCCCGCTGATCGTCCAGGGCACCTTCATCGCGGCTTCGGCCATCCTGGTCGAGGCGATCCTGTCCTTCCTCGGCATCGGCATTCCGCCGGAGACGCCGACCTGGGGCAACATCATGGCCGAGGGCCGCAATGTCTTCCGCGTCTTCCCGCACAACATCCTCTATCCCGGCATCTTCCTCGGCATCACGGTGCTGGCGGTGAACATGCTCGGCGATGGCCTGCGCGACACGCTCGATCCCAAGATGGCCGGCCGATGA
- a CDS encoding M20 aminoacylase family protein, translating into MPTLPQIEAFTDDLIAIRRDIHAHPEIGFEEVRTSGIVAEKLASWGIEVHPGIGKTGVVGILQGKGGPGKRIGLRADMDALPMDETTNLPFRSTIPGRFHGCGHDGHTTMLLGAARYLSENRDFTGTAVFVFQPAEEGLGGARAMLADKLFERFPCDEIYGLHNAPNLDPGQIAVFPGPAMAGADFFDIKITGRGSHGAMPHVGRDPVIVAISLAAALQTIVSRNADPREAAVLSITQIHAGSAYNVIPEEAALAGTIRTFSPDIAKLIRERMREIAAGMALTFGVQIDVDIRDIFDVLVNHGPQAEAAAKVAAEIVGADNVLTEVKPIMGSEDFADMLRAVPGAYCWVGHAGNVPVHNPSFILDDGILPVGASLLARLVETRLAA; encoded by the coding sequence ATGCCCACTTTGCCCCAGATCGAAGCCTTCACGGACGACCTCATCGCGATCCGCCGCGATATCCACGCCCATCCCGAGATCGGCTTCGAGGAGGTACGCACCTCCGGCATCGTTGCCGAGAAGCTCGCATCCTGGGGCATCGAGGTGCATCCCGGCATCGGCAAGACCGGCGTGGTCGGCATCCTCCAGGGCAAGGGCGGGCCGGGCAAGCGCATCGGCCTGCGCGCCGACATGGACGCACTGCCGATGGACGAGACCACCAACCTGCCTTTCCGCTCGACCATCCCCGGCCGCTTCCATGGCTGCGGCCATGACGGCCACACCACGATGCTGCTCGGCGCGGCGCGCTATCTCTCGGAGAATCGCGATTTCACCGGCACGGCGGTGTTCGTGTTCCAGCCGGCCGAGGAGGGCCTGGGCGGCGCCCGCGCCATGCTCGCCGACAAGCTGTTCGAGCGCTTCCCCTGCGACGAGATCTACGGGCTGCACAACGCGCCCAATCTCGACCCCGGCCAGATCGCCGTCTTCCCCGGCCCGGCCATGGCGGGCGCGGATTTCTTCGACATCAAGATCACCGGCCGGGGCAGCCATGGCGCGATGCCCCATGTCGGGCGCGATCCGGTCATCGTCGCCATCTCGCTGGCAGCCGCGCTGCAGACCATCGTCAGCCGCAATGCCGATCCGCGCGAGGCCGCCGTGCTCTCGATCACGCAGATCCATGCCGGCTCCGCCTATAACGTCATTCCGGAGGAGGCGGCGCTGGCGGGCACCATCCGCACCTTCTCGCCCGACATCGCCAAGCTGATCCGCGAGCGCATGCGCGAGATCGCGGCCGGCATGGCGCTGACCTTCGGTGTCCAGATCGATGTCGATATTCGCGATATCTTCGACGTGCTGGTCAATCACGGCCCGCAGGCCGAGGCCGCCGCCAAGGTCGCCGCCGAGATCGTCGGCGCCGACAATGTGCTGACCGAGGTCAAGCCCATCATGGGTAGCGAGGATTTCGCCGACATGCTGCGCGCGGTGCCCGGCGCCTATTGCTGGGTCGGCCATGCCGGCAACGTGCCGGTGCACAACCCCTCCTTCATCCTCGACGACGGCATCCTGCCGGTGGGCGCAAGCCTGCTCGCGCGCCTCGTCGAAACGCGACTGGCCGCCTGA
- a CDS encoding ABC transporter substrate-binding protein yields MMSRWKIVTAAAALLAGSSVLSGGLSAQAQTLKVVMHSDVKIVDPIWTTAYIVRNHGYMIYDTLFALDEKGDVKPQMVDTYTESPDKLTYKFTLRDGLLWHDGKPVTSEDCIASIKRWAARDSLGQKMLTFVDTMTADDAKSFTVKLKSPTGLLIFGLGKPSSNVPFMMPKRVADTDPNTQISEFIGSGPFVLKTDEWKPGDKIVYTKFKDYKPRSEPASGLAGGKVAKLDRVEWLAVSDQQQAVNALLAGEIDMIEQPSFDLIPLLKADKSIKLIDYNPLGLQYTLRPNHTLKPFDNPKIRQALTYALNQKDFLDAVIGNPDYYKVCKALFVCGSPFATEKGMDGLLESNFAKSKELLKEGGYDGTPIVLLQSTDLQSLTNLAPVAKQLLEKGGFKVDMQSSDWQTVVARRVRKTPVTDGGWNLMLTSWVSADILNPVMTGFVNTSCDKAGFGWPCDEQMEKLRDDFAREPDVTKQKAIVEAVQMRWREIVTHVHLGQYYVPIATRGNISGILTAPAPVFWNMEKK; encoded by the coding sequence ATGATGTCGCGTTGGAAGATCGTCACGGCGGCCGCCGCGCTGCTGGCCGGAAGCAGTGTTCTCTCCGGGGGCCTCTCGGCTCAGGCGCAGACGCTGAAAGTCGTCATGCATTCCGACGTGAAGATCGTCGACCCGATCTGGACCACGGCCTATATCGTCCGCAACCACGGCTACATGATCTACGACACCCTCTTCGCGCTCGACGAGAAGGGCGATGTGAAGCCGCAAATGGTCGACACCTATACGGAGTCGCCGGACAAGCTGACCTACAAATTCACGCTGCGCGACGGCCTGCTCTGGCATGACGGCAAGCCTGTCACCTCCGAGGATTGCATCGCCTCGATCAAGCGCTGGGCAGCGCGCGATTCGCTCGGCCAGAAGATGCTGACTTTCGTCGACACCATGACCGCCGACGACGCCAAGAGCTTCACGGTGAAGCTGAAATCGCCGACCGGCCTGCTGATCTTCGGCCTCGGCAAGCCGTCCTCGAACGTGCCCTTCATGATGCCCAAGCGCGTCGCGGACACCGACCCGAACACGCAGATCTCCGAATTCATCGGCTCGGGCCCCTTCGTGCTGAAGACCGATGAATGGAAGCCCGGCGACAAGATCGTCTATACCAAGTTCAAGGATTACAAGCCGCGCTCCGAACCGGCCTCCGGCCTCGCCGGCGGCAAGGTCGCCAAGCTGGACCGCGTCGAATGGCTCGCGGTCTCCGACCAGCAGCAGGCCGTCAACGCCCTGCTCGCCGGCGAGATCGACATGATCGAGCAGCCCTCCTTCGACCTGATCCCGCTGCTCAAGGCCGACAAGTCGATCAAGCTGATCGACTACAATCCGCTCGGCCTGCAATACACGCTGCGCCCCAACCACACGCTGAAACCCTTCGACAACCCGAAGATCCGGCAGGCGCTGACCTATGCCCTGAACCAGAAGGATTTCCTCGACGCGGTCATCGGCAACCCGGACTATTACAAGGTCTGCAAGGCGCTGTTCGTCTGCGGCTCGCCCTTCGCCACGGAAAAGGGCATGGACGGCCTGTTGGAATCGAACTTCGCCAAGTCCAAGGAACTGCTGAAGGAAGGCGGCTATGACGGCACGCCAATCGTGCTGCTGCAATCGACCGACCTGCAGTCGCTGACCAACCTTGCCCCTGTCGCCAAGCAGTTGCTCGAGAAGGGCGGCTTCAAGGTCGACATGCAGTCTTCGGACTGGCAGACGGTGGTTGCCCGCCGCGTCCGCAAGACACCCGTCACCGACGGTGGCTGGAACCTGATGCTGACCTCCTGGGTCTCGGCCGACATCCTCAACCCCGTCATGACCGGCTTCGTCAACACGAGCTGCGACAAGGCGGGCTTTGGCTGGCCCTGCGACGAGCAGATGGAGAAGCTGCGCGACGATTTCGCGCGTGAGCCCGATGTCACCAAGCAGAAGGCCATCGTCGAGGCGGTGCAGATGCGCTGGCGCGAGATCGTCACCCATGTCCACCTCGGCCAGTACTACGTTCCGATCGCGACGCGCGGAAACATCAGCGGCATCCTGACCGCGCCCGCACCGGTGTTCTGGAACATGGAGAAGAAGTAG
- a CDS encoding ABC transporter ATP-binding protein: MGASLQINSLGKSYGPSQAVASISLDIAAGEFVSLLGASGSGKTTTLMMIAGFTPPDTGAIVLDGQPITHLPPERRGIGVVFQNYALFPHMNVARNVGFPLKMRRVSAAETAARVAEALARVGLAGLGERLPAQLSGGQQQRVALARALVYEPGLLLMDEPLGALDRSLRETMKTEIRRLHRQLGITIVYVTHDQEEALTLSDRIALMDRGRIVQIGSASDLYERPANAFVAGFIGESTMIGGKVVRDGEAGQALLPAAGGPALPARPGALREGDAATFLLRPEKASLSAADAPGSGLRATVQDIVYVGEISRLTLRLDGGPELTVKQPNRADAYQAWIGEAVKIDWAPDDAVLLAA, translated from the coding sequence ATGGGCGCGAGCTTGCAGATCAACAGCCTGGGCAAGAGCTACGGCCCGTCGCAGGCCGTCGCCTCCATCTCGCTCGATATCGCAGCCGGCGAATTCGTCAGCCTGCTCGGCGCTTCCGGCTCCGGCAAGACCACGACGCTGATGATGATCGCGGGCTTCACGCCGCCTGATACCGGCGCGATCGTGCTCGACGGCCAGCCGATCACGCATCTGCCGCCGGAACGGCGCGGCATCGGCGTGGTGTTTCAGAACTACGCGCTGTTCCCACATATGAATGTCGCGCGCAATGTCGGCTTTCCCTTGAAGATGCGCCGCGTTTCCGCCGCGGAAACCGCGGCGCGCGTCGCGGAAGCGCTGGCGCGGGTCGGGTTGGCCGGGCTCGGTGAGCGCCTGCCGGCGCAGCTTTCGGGCGGGCAGCAGCAGCGCGTCGCGCTCGCCCGCGCTTTGGTCTACGAGCCCGGGCTCTTGCTGATGGACGAGCCGCTCGGGGCGCTGGACCGTTCCCTGCGCGAGACAATGAAGACAGAGATCAGGAGGCTGCATCGCCAGCTCGGCATCACCATCGTCTATGTCACGCATGATCAGGAGGAGGCGCTGACGCTGTCGGACCGGATCGCGCTGATGGATCGCGGCAGAATCGTCCAGATCGGCAGCGCGAGCGACCTCTATGAGCGCCCCGCCAATGCCTTCGTCGCAGGCTTCATCGGCGAGAGCACGATGATCGGCGGCAAGGTCGTGCGCGACGGCGAGGCCGGCCAGGCCCTGTTGCCGGCAGCCGGCGGCCCAGCTCTGCCGGCACGGCCGGGCGCGTTGCGCGAAGGCGATGCGGCGACCTTCCTGCTACGACCGGAGAAGGCCAGCCTGTCGGCGGCCGACGCTCCCGGCAGCGGCCTGCGCGCGACGGTTCAGGACATCGTCTATGTCGGCGAGATCTCCCGGCTCACCCTGCGGCTCGATGGCGGGCCCGAGCTCACGGTCAAGCAGCCCAATCGGGCCGATGCCTATCAGGCCTGGATCGGGGAGGCCGTGAAGATCGATTGGGCCCCTGACGACGCCGTGCTGCTTGCCGCCTGA
- a CDS encoding M81 family metallopeptidase encodes MSPRIAFGGFLHETNTFAPSKASIEHFIQGGGWPSLARGDDIFAAVHNVNVGAAGFVGKAKALGWEMVPTLWCAASPSAHVTADAFETLLNELVERISAALPLDGVYLDLHGAMVSEAYPDGEGETLRRVRAAIGPDIPLVASLDLHGNITQLMMDSADGLVAYRTYPHIDMAETGSRATTYLAKLIGTKTRHAKAFRQVPYLIPIAWQATAMEPCKTIYAELAALEGESVPTLSFLPGFPAADFADCGATVLAYGATQAEADRAADAVFARVVASEAAFKGKVFQPDEGVLEAMRLAEGASKPIVIADTQDNPGAGGDSDTMGMARALVRNGAQRAAIGVIVDPAAAAAAHKAGVGATITLSLGAKSGIPGDVPLEGDFVVEQLSEGRFVAPGPFYGGSRINLGPCAALRIGGVRIVVGSRKAQMADQAMYRQVGIEPTEQAILVNKSSVHFRADFEPIAQTILVCAAPGPMPVDPSVLPWKHLRPGIRTAPLGPVFG; translated from the coding sequence ATGTCGCCACGCATCGCCTTCGGCGGTTTCCTGCACGAGACCAACACCTTCGCGCCGAGCAAGGCCTCGATCGAGCATTTCATCCAGGGCGGCGGCTGGCCCTCCCTTGCACGCGGCGACGACATCTTCGCCGCCGTGCACAACGTCAATGTCGGCGCGGCCGGCTTCGTTGGGAAGGCCAAGGCGCTCGGCTGGGAGATGGTGCCGACGCTGTGGTGCGCGGCCAGCCCCTCGGCCCATGTCACGGCAGACGCTTTTGAGACCTTGCTGAACGAGCTGGTCGAACGCATCAGCGCCGCATTGCCTCTCGACGGGGTCTATCTCGACCTCCATGGCGCCATGGTCAGCGAGGCCTATCCCGATGGCGAGGGCGAAACCCTGCGCCGGGTGCGCGCCGCGATCGGCCCTGACATTCCGCTCGTCGCCAGCCTCGACCTGCACGGCAACATCACGCAGTTGATGATGGATTCAGCTGATGGGCTCGTCGCCTACCGCACCTATCCGCATATCGATATGGCTGAGACCGGCAGCCGCGCCACGACCTATCTGGCAAAGCTGATCGGCACCAAGACGCGCCATGCCAAGGCCTTCCGCCAGGTGCCCTATCTGATACCGATCGCCTGGCAGGCGACTGCAATGGAGCCCTGCAAGACGATCTATGCCGAGCTCGCGGCGCTCGAAGGCGAGAGCGTGCCGACGCTCTCCTTCCTGCCCGGCTTCCCCGCCGCCGATTTCGCCGATTGCGGCGCCACCGTGCTGGCTTATGGCGCGACGCAAGCCGAGGCCGACCGCGCCGCGGATGCCGTCTTCGCCCGCGTGGTGGCGAGCGAAGCCGCCTTCAAGGGCAAGGTCTTCCAGCCCGACGAGGGCGTGCTGGAGGCGATGCGGCTGGCTGAGGGAGCCTCGAAGCCGATCGTCATTGCCGACACGCAGGACAATCCCGGCGCCGGCGGCGATTCCGACACGATGGGCATGGCGCGCGCGCTGGTGCGCAATGGCGCGCAGCGCGCCGCGATCGGCGTGATCGTCGATCCGGCGGCGGCAGCCGCGGCGCACAAGGCCGGCGTCGGCGCCACGATCACGCTCTCGCTCGGCGCCAAGTCCGGCATCCCTGGCGATGTCCCGCTGGAGGGCGACTTCGTGGTCGAGCAGCTCTCCGAAGGGCGCTTCGTCGCGCCGGGCCCGTTCTATGGCGGCTCGCGCATCAATCTCGGCCCCTGTGCGGCGCTGCGCATCGGTGGCGTGCGCATCGTCGTCGGCTCGCGCAAGGCCCAGATGGCCGACCAGGCGATGTATCGCCAGGTCGGCATCGAGCCGACCGAGCAGGCGATCCTGGTCAATAAGAGCTCGGTGCATTTCCGTGCCGATTTCGAGCCGATCGCGCAGACGATCCTCGTCTGCGCCGCGCCCGGCCCGATGCCGGTCGATCCCTCAGTCCTGCCGTGGAAGCATCTGCGCCCCGGCATCCGCACCGCGCCGCTCGGCCCCGTCTTCGGCTGA
- a CDS encoding M20/M25/M40 family metallo-hydrolase, protein MSFDTLTFDTDAMLAGLKRWIECESPTFDVAAVNRMMDLVAADLAAVGASVTRIPGPPGLGDCVRGDFPHPRRGEPGILVMSHLDTVHPVGTLKALPFRREGTRCYGPGILDMKGGAYAGLQAIVALAKAGIETPLPVSVLYTSDEEIGSPGTRELIMHHAGQHRYILVPEPGRPGNGVVTGRYAIARFNLLAEGRPSHAGSRLKDGRSAINMMARQLIAIEEMTGDDCTFSVGVISGGQWVNCVPTTCRAEALSMAKRQSDLDRGVERMLALSTENPDGTRFTITRGVTRPVWEPDAGTLKLFELARGIAGELGWELEHGSAGGGSDANFTGAAGIPSLDGLGLLGAGYHTLEEHIEVDSLAQRTRLMAGLLARLSA, encoded by the coding sequence ATGTCCTTCGACACGTTGACCTTCGACACCGACGCGATGCTCGCCGGCCTCAAGCGCTGGATCGAGTGTGAGAGCCCGACCTTCGATGTCGCGGCGGTAAACCGGATGATGGATCTCGTCGCCGCCGATCTCGCGGCCGTCGGCGCGAGCGTGACCCGCATTCCCGGCCCGCCGGGCCTGGGCGATTGCGTGCGCGGCGACTTCCCCCATCCCAGGCGCGGCGAACCCGGCATCCTGGTGATGTCGCATCTCGACACCGTGCATCCGGTCGGAACGCTGAAGGCCCTGCCCTTCCGGCGCGAAGGCACGCGCTGCTACGGGCCTGGCATCCTCGACATGAAGGGCGGCGCCTATGCCGGCCTGCAGGCGATCGTGGCGCTGGCCAAGGCCGGCATCGAGACGCCGCTGCCGGTCAGCGTGCTCTATACCAGCGACGAGGAGATCGGCAGCCCTGGCACGCGCGAGCTGATCATGCACCATGCCGGCCAGCACCGTTACATCCTGGTTCCCGAGCCCGGCCGCCCCGGCAACGGCGTCGTCACCGGCCGCTACGCCATCGCCAGGTTCAACCTCCTGGCCGAGGGCCGGCCGAGCCATGCCGGTTCGCGCCTGAAGGATGGCCGCTCCGCCATCAACATGATGGCGCGCCAGCTCATCGCCATCGAGGAGATGACGGGCGACGACTGCACCTTCAGCGTCGGCGTGATCTCGGGCGGACAATGGGTCAATTGCGTGCCGACGACCTGCCGGGCCGAGGCGCTCAGCATGGCCAAAAGGCAGTCCGATCTCGACCGTGGCGTCGAGCGCATGCTGGCACTCTCGACCGAAAATCCGGACGGCACGCGCTTCACCATCACGCGCGGCGTCACTCGCCCGGTCTGGGAGCCGGACGCCGGAACATTGAAGCTCTTTGAACTGGCGCGCGGCATCGCCGGCGAACTCGGCTGGGAACTCGAGCACGGCTCGGCCGGCGGCGGCTCGGATGCGAATTTCACCGGAGCGGCCGGCATCCCTTCGCTCGATGGGCTCGGCCTGCTCGGCGCCGGCTACCACACGCTGGAGGAGCATATCGAGGTCGACAGCCTGGCCCAGCGCACCCGCCTGATGGCCGGGTTGCTGGCGCGGCTTTCGGCCTGA